CCTTTTAAAATTTCATTATAATTAACTTCATTAGGTACATCCACCATCCGCCCTGACCGAACTCCGTATTCATTTATTTTTTCATAACTAGAAAAAGATAAATATGCATTTTTGTAACGCATAAACTCGATTTGTTTTTCTAGTTTTTCTGGCATCCATAGATCGTCAGAATCAATAAATGCAATATATCGACCTTGAGCTGCCTCAATAGCCATGTTTCGTGCTAATGCGGCACCAGAGTTTTTAGTAAGCCTAAAACACTTAGCTCTAGGTTCACTTGAACAGTATTTCTGAATAATTTGCCAAGTATCATCAGTTGAGGCATCATCAACTAAAATGTGCTCCCAGTTAGTAAAGGTCTGTTCAGATATAGATTTAATTGTTTCCAAAACAAAAGGGGCAGAATTATGACAGGGTGTAATTATAGAAACTTTGTCCATTTTAGTATTTAACCTCACGATGAAAATATTTTATAAAGACAGCTGGATTGCCAGAAAAAAGACTATTTTCATCATCTGAACGCATTCTATATGTAGAGTTTGCCGCCAATACAGAATTTTGCGGAAATTCTGAGCCAGGCAAAACAACACAGTTTCCACCAATCCAGGACCCTTGCAAGATAACTACGGGTTTCCTTTTAGATAAACCAAAACGATATCCGGTTTTATCTTTATAACTATGATTTCCATCTGTAATAACAGAGCCCACACCAACTAAAACATTACTACCTATGGAGACAGAGCACCCGGCTAGTATAGTACAATTATGAGCAACAAAAACATTTTCACCAACTGATAGAAACTGTAGTCCACGGATAAGAGCACTTGAACTAACTTGAAAGTTACGACCAGATGATTTCATTCCTAAAGAGTATAAAAAGCCTCTGAATGACATTAAAAATGGAATATCAGGAAAAAAGTAGGTTGAAACCCTTACAATATAGGAATAAATTAAAAGCAATGAGTGTTTCACAGCATATCCTTATATGCAATATCAGAGAAATCATTAAAGAATGCATCAATGGATCTAGATTTGGAAAATATATATGCATTTTTGCAAACAATATCGGCGTATGTTGGATCCTTAACTAATTTAATAATTGCATCTTTAATCATCATAGGGTCTTTGACATCGACCAAAATTCCACGATCCCTAGCAAGCAAATTTGGAATATTTCCAACATTTGTGGATACTACAGGTAAACAATTAGCCATTGCCTCCAAAATCACTCTAGGACTTCCTTCCGATAAGGAAGGCAAGACAAAAATATCACTAGATCTATAAAGATTATATATATCCTCCCCCAGAGGCAAATAACCATGAAAAAAAGTTGAGCATGAAATATCAAGAGAAGAAGAAAGCCGCTTTAAATGTGAAATATATTCACCATCACCTACAATATCTATGGTAACTTTCATTTTTTCTTTATGAGTCAGATAGCTAACAGCTTCAAAAAGAAAATCAAGTCCTTTTGCTGGACGAATAAACCCGACATAGAGAAGCTTAATCGGAAATTCAAAAGTGGTTATAGGTCTATAATTGTTTAAATAGGAGGAGCTAGTTAACGTTGATTCATTTAAAATAGTAAAGCTACAAAACCCGAATTTTTCAAGTGAATTTTTCAGGCCCTCACCGTTACAAGTGGCAGTATTTTTCTTTGCAACATATAAAGTCAAAAGGTATTCTGGTAAAAACAAAATTGTTTTTAAAATTTTGAAAAATATACCGTCATTTATTTTACCCCATATAGCTTCTATAGGATTCGATGCATAATGGTATACAAGCTTTGTATTTCTGCCTTTGTAAATGTGAAACAACCATGAAAAGGGCTCTGGAGTTCTTAAATATGCGATATCAAATGTAGTTGACAACATTTTTATTGACTTATATATACACTTAAAATACCTCAAAGAAGATAAATATGATTCAAATCGCGGAAGAAGATTTACTTTGATTGTCTTATTAATTGGTACATCCGTGTAATGATATTCCTTCTCTTTGGATAAAAGAATAACATCACTAAAATAACTTTCGCTCTTTTTCAAATATTCATTATGTAGTTGTGATATATAAAAAACACCATTTTTGACAGATACTCCCCAATTACAATAAAAAAGTAATTTTTTATTCCTGTTTTTTTCCATAAAAACAACCTATACCATTTGAAATAAAGGCAATTGATATCAAAACGTCATTTATATGCTTCTGGCCAAAATTTTTTATATTTATATTAAATTTTACGACAGTAGATCATTTTCCCCTATAATCAACAAATTTAAATTACATGAACATCACATCCCAACAGATTGTGTACGTATCTTACATATTCTGGCAAGAAAATAACAAACCATACCATAACTTGCGATAACAAAAACTGACCAAGGAATCCCCCTACCTGAATAAGCTAAATCAAATGCTATTACAGAAAGATAGGCAATCCCAAAAGGAGAAGGTTTCTCTATAACAATATTATTCAATAAACTATATATATATCCAACAACTGCCATACCAATAATTAGCGAGACAAATCCAAAATTCATAAAAAAATCAACAGCAATTGGTACTGTTGCCGCTCCAAAACGATTACCATATTGAAGATAATAAACTTCTTCACCAAAGCCAATAAAGGGTTTATTTTTCCATATTTTACGTGGAATAAATTGTATAAGACTATGGTAAAAGGATCGTCCGCCCAAAAAGCCCCATCGTTCAACACCACGTATAACAGACACAGCCCCAATTTCTAAATGCGACATTCTTTTTGAAACAGCTAATATAGAAGATGAAAAGGCAGTTAAAACGTTCCCATCAGGCATGTCTTGTTTCATTTCAATAGAAGTCATGACGTCTTGCGCAAGTGTAACTCTTTCTTTTCCTACAGCATCCACTCTTTGCTTGGACATTACAAGCTTAACCTGTGTCAAGAATGGATAAGACACAACAAATAAGAGAATAACTGTACCTAAATTTAAAATTAATTTCTTTGGTTTAAATTGACCTTCGATTAATATAGAGCAAATTATTACAGCAATAATCGGAAGAAAACATGCTGCTCTTTGACCAGAAAGCAGTCCTAAACCAGAGTAGATAAAAATAATTGCCCAA
This DNA window, taken from Syntrophotalea carbinolica DSM 2380, encodes the following:
- a CDS encoding glycosyltransferase family 2 protein — encoded protein: MDKVSIITPCHNSAPFVLETIKSISEQTFTNWEHILVDDASTDDTWQIIQKYCSSEPRAKCFRLTKNSGAALARNMAIEAAQGRYIAFIDSDDLWMPEKLEKQIEFMRYKNAYLSFSSYEKINEYGVRSGRMVDVPNEVNYNEILKGCVIGCLTAMYDSKYLGKVYMPDIRRGQDYGLWLRILRRGHIAYGLNCPLALYRERSGSISSSKFKKAYSQWRIYRNIEKLSLICSLKNFFFYSYKGFKKKII
- a CDS encoding acyltransferase, translated to MKHSLLLIYSYIVRVSTYFFPDIPFLMSFRGFLYSLGMKSSGRNFQVSSSALIRGLQFLSVGENVFVAHNCTILAGCSVSIGSNVLVGVGSVITDGNHSYKDKTGYRFGLSKRKPVVILQGSWIGGNCVVLPGSEFPQNSVLAANSTYRMRSDDENSLFSGNPAVFIKYFHREVKY
- a CDS encoding glycosyltransferase, whose amino-acid sequence is MEKNRNKKLLFYCNWGVSVKNGVFYISQLHNEYLKKSESYFSDVILLSKEKEYHYTDVPINKTIKVNLLPRFESYLSSLRYFKCIYKSIKMLSTTFDIAYLRTPEPFSWLFHIYKGRNTKLVYHYASNPIEAIWGKINDGIFFKILKTILFLPEYLLTLYVAKKNTATCNGEGLKNSLEKFGFCSFTILNESTLTSSSYLNNYRPITTFEFPIKLLYVGFIRPAKGLDFLFEAVSYLTHKEKMKVTIDIVGDGEYISHLKRLSSSLDISCSTFFHGYLPLGEDIYNLYRSSDIFVLPSLSEGSPRVILEAMANCLPVVSTNVGNIPNLLARDRGILVDVKDPMMIKDAIIKLVKDPTYADIVCKNAYIFSKSRSIDAFFNDFSDIAYKDML